In a single window of the Balaenoptera acutorostrata chromosome 3, mBalAcu1.1, whole genome shotgun sequence genome:
- the ARPIN gene encoding arpin — MSRIYHDSALRNKAVQSARLPGAWDPAAHQGGNGVLLEGELVDVSRHCILDAHGRKERYYVLYIRPSHIHCRKFDPKGNEIEPNFSVTGKVNTGFLMSSYKVEAKGNTDRLTPEALKGLVNKPELLALTESLTPDQTVAFWMPESEMEAVELELGAGVRLKTRGDGPFLDSLAKFEAGTVTKCNFAGDGKMGASWTDNIMAQKSSEGAAVETREQGDGAEDEEWDD, encoded by the exons ATGAGCCGCATCTATCACGACAGCGCCCTCCGGAACAAGGCGGTTCAGAGCGCGCGGCTGCCCGGGGCCTGGGACCCCGCCGCCCACCAGGG GGGGAATGGCGTCCTGCTGGAAGGAGAACTGGTCGATGTATCTCGGCACTGCATCTTGGATGCCCATGGCAGGAAG GAGCGCTACTACGTGCTGTATATCCGGCCTAGTCACATCCATTGCCGTAAGTTCGAccccaagggaaatgaaattgagcCCAACTTCAGCGTCACCGGGAAGGTGAACACAGGCTTCCTCATGTCATCCTACA AGGTGGAAGCCAAGGGGAACACCGACAGACTCACGCCTGAGGCGCTGAAGGGGCTGGTGAACAAGCCAGAGCTGCTTGCGCTGACGGAGAGCCTCACCCCCGATCAGACAGTGGCATTCTGGATGCCTGAGTCAGAGATGGAGGCTGTGGAGCttgagctgggggctggggtacGGCTGAAAACTCGAGGCGACGGCCCCTTCCTGG ATTCATTAGCCAAATTCGAGGCTGGAACAGTGACCAAGTGTAATTTCGCTGGTGATGGGAAGATGGGGGCATCCTGGACAGACAACATCATGGCCCAAAAGTCTTCAGAGGGGGCTGCAGTGGAGACCCGAGAGCAGGGGGACGGCGCAGAGGACGAGGAGTGG GACGACTGA